AACTTCTTCGCCTGACACACCGTCAACGCCGCCGTCAGCGTCGTCTTTCCGTGGTCCACGTGACCGATCGTGCCGACGTTCACGTGCGGCTTCGTGCGCTCGAACTTCTCTTTTGCCATGACTGTTCTCTTATCTCTGACCCAGTTTGATTCGGGTGCGGGTTAAGCGGCTTCTTTCTTCATCAGGGTGGCGGCGATGTTGCTCGGCGCCTCCTGATACTTCTTGAATTCCATCGTGTACGTCGCGCGGCCCTGTGACATCGAGCGCAGCGTGGTCGAGTACCCGAACATTTCGGACAACGGCACTTCGGCATTGATGACCTTGCCGGAATGACCGTCTTCCGAACCCTGGAGGACACCACGGCGGCGCGAAAGGTCGCCCATGACATCACCCATGTAGTCTTCCGGCGTCACCACCTCGACTTCCATGATCGGCTCAAGGATGACGGCATTGGCCTTGCGGGCACCTTCCTTGAAACCCATCGAGCCGGCGATCTTGAACGCCATTTCGTTGGAGTCGACATCGTGGTACGAACCGTCGTACAGCGTGACCTTGACATCCTCGATCGGGAAGCCGGCGATCACGCCGTTCTTCATCTGTTCCTGGATGCCCTTATCGACCGCACCGATGTATTCCTTCGGCACCACACCACCGACGATCGCGTTGACGAATTCGTAACCTTCGCCCGGCTCCTTCGGCTCCAGACGCAGCCACACATGGCCGTACTGGCCGCGGCCGCCGGACTGGCGCACGAACTTGCCTTCCTGCTCGACGGTCGACTTGATCGTCTCGCGGTAGGCCACCTGCGGCTTGCCGACGTTCGCTTCGACGCCGTACTCGCGCTTCATGCGGTCGACGAGAATTTCCAGATGCAGCTCACCCATGCCGGAAATGATGGTCTGGCCGGATTCCTCGTCGGTGTGGACGCGGAACGACGGATCCTCGATCGCGAGCTTGGACAACGCGATACCCATCTTTTCCTGGTCGACCTTGGTCTTCGGCTCGACCGCCTGGGAAATCACCGGCTCCGGGAACTCCATGCGCTCGAGCACGATCGGCTTGTCCAGATCGCACAGCGTCGCACCGGTCACGATGTGGGAGATGCCGACGCAGGCAGCGATATCGCCAGCGCGCACTTCCTTGATTTCCTCGCGCTTGTTGGCGTGCATCTGCAGCAGACGACCAATGCGCTCCTTCTTGCCGGTCAGCGGGTTGAGCACACTGGAACCGGCTTCAAGCACGCCCGAATAGACGCGAATGAAGGTCAGCGAACCCACGTACTTGTCGGACGCAATCTTGAACGCCAGCGCCGCGAACGGCTCGCTGTCGACCGCGTGACGCTCGAGCTTCTTCTCGGAGTCGTCCGGGTCCGTACCGACGATCGCCGCCACTTCGTTCGGCGCCGGCAGGTAGCGAATCACCGCATCCAGCATGAACTGGACACCCTTGTTCTTGAACGCCGAGCCACACATCATCGGCACGATCTCGAGCTTCACGGTGCGCTCGCGGATCGCCTCCATGATTTCCTCGACGGACAGCTCGCCGCCCTCAAGGTACTTGTCCATCAATTCTTCGGAGGATTCCGCCGCCGCTTCCAGCAGCTTCTCGCGCCAGCTGTCGGCAGTCGCCTGCAGCTCCGACGGGATGTCACGAAGCTCATAGGTCATGCCCATGTCTTCTTCGTTCCAGTAGATCGCCTTCATCGTGATGAGGTCGACCACGCCCTGGAAGCCTTCTTCCGCACCGATCGGAATGATCAGCGGGATCGGGTTGGCGCCCAGACGCTGACGCATCTGCTCGACGACCTTGAAGAAGTCGGCACCGGTGCGATCCATCTTGTTGACGAAACCGATGCGCGGAACCTTGTAACGGGTCGCCTGGCGCCAAACGGTTTCGGACTGCGGCTGAACGCCACCGACCGCGCAATACACCATGCAGGCACCGTCGAGCACACGCATCGAGCGCTCGACTTCAATCGTGAAGTCGACGTGCCCCGGCGTGTCGATGATGTTGATGTGATGCTCTTCGAACTGCTTGTCCATACCCCGCCAGAAGCAGGTGGTCGCAGCCGAGGTGATGGTGATGCCACGCTCCTGCTCCTGCTCCATCCAATCCATGGTCGCAGCACCGTCATGGACCTCGCCCATTTTGTGGGAGACGCCGGTGTAGAACAGGACGCGCTCGGTCGTCGTGGTCTTGCCCGCATCAATATGTGCGGAGATTCCGATGTTCCTGTAGCGCTCGATGGGGGTCGTGCGTGGCACGGCAATATCCTCTTGAGGAAAACCTCAAAAAATCTTGTGGGTTACCAGCGGAAGTGCGAGAAGGCCTTGTTGGCTTCCGCCATACGGTGCGTGTCTTCACGCTTCTTGACCGCGGCGCCGCGATGCTCGGAGGCATCCAGCAGCTCGCCGGCCAGACGTTCGGCCATGCCCTTCTCACCGCGGGCACGGGCGGCGTCGATGACCCAGCGCATCGCCAGCGTCGTGCGGCGCACGGCACGAACTTCGATCGGCACCTGGTAAGTGGCGCCACCAACGCGACGCGACTTGACCTCGACGGCCGGCCGGATGTTGTCCAGCGCAGTTTCAAGAACCGGCAGCGGCTCATCGAGAGCCTTCTTTCCGGCGATGATATCCAGCGCGCCGTAGACGATCTGCTCGGCACGCGACTTC
This Gammaproteobacteria bacterium DNA region includes the following protein-coding sequences:
- the fusA gene encoding elongation factor G, producing MPRTTPIERYRNIGISAHIDAGKTTTTERVLFYTGVSHKMGEVHDGAATMDWMEQEQERGITITSAATTCFWRGMDKQFEEHHINIIDTPGHVDFTIEVERSMRVLDGACMVYCAVGGVQPQSETVWRQATRYKVPRIGFVNKMDRTGADFFKVVEQMRQRLGANPIPLIIPIGAEEGFQGVVDLITMKAIYWNEEDMGMTYELRDIPSELQATADSWREKLLEAAAESSEELMDKYLEGGELSVEEIMEAIRERTVKLEIVPMMCGSAFKNKGVQFMLDAVIRYLPAPNEVAAIVGTDPDDSEKKLERHAVDSEPFAALAFKIASDKYVGSLTFIRVYSGVLEAGSSVLNPLTGKKERIGRLLQMHANKREEIKEVRAGDIAACVGISHIVTGATLCDLDKPIVLERMEFPEPVISQAVEPKTKVDQEKMGIALSKLAIEDPSFRVHTDEESGQTIISGMGELHLEILVDRMKREYGVEANVGKPQVAYRETIKSTVEQEGKFVRQSGGRGQYGHVWLRLEPKEPGEGYEFVNAIVGGVVPKEYIGAVDKGIQEQMKNGVIAGFPIEDVKVTLYDGSYHDVDSNEMAFKIAGSMGFKEGARKANAVILEPIMEVEVVTPEDYMGDVMGDLSRRRGVLQGSEDGHSGKVINAEVPLSEMFGYSTTLRSMSQGRATYTMEFKKYQEAPSNIAATLMKKEAA
- the rpsG gene encoding 30S ribosomal protein S7 gives rise to the protein MSRRRKPEQRKILPDPKFKSELLAKFMNMIMEDGKKSRAEQIVYGALDIIAGKKALDEPLPVLETALDNIRPAVEVKSRRVGGATYQVPIEVRAVRRTTLAMRWVIDAARARGEKGMAERLAGELLDASEHRGAAVKKREDTHRMAEANKAFSHFRW